The genomic region AGTTTTGAAAAAACTTCACTTCAGGAATGATATTCTTTTCAACGACACTTCCATGTTTCTCGGGCTTCATCTGAAAGAGTTGCTCAGGCCGGTCTTTTATGTTTATTACATGCGCGACAACATGATGAAAGTGCCGTTTTGGGCAAAGCATGGACTGAAAACAGAGCCGAAAGTTATTGCCAAAGCAGACCTGGTTGCCTGCAACAGCGAATATTATGCAGCCTATGGACGAAAATACAACCCTCATTCCTATATGGTCGGACAAGGTTGCGATGTCAGTGCTTTTGATGAAACGAAAAATCTCATTCAGATTCCTGATGAGGCAAAGAAAATAAAAAGGCCTGTTATCGGCTATATCGGAACACTGTGGACATTAAGGCTTGAAATTGAGCTCATCGGATATATTGCCCGCTCCCACCCCGAATGGAGCATTGTATTGATTGGCCCTGAGGATGAAAAATTTCAGCAATCCATTCTGCACCAGCTTGATAATGTTTATTTTATCGGTAAAATTGACCTGAAAGATGTTCCGGCATGGGTTAAGGCTTTTGATGTGGCCATCAATCCACAGATAGTTAATGATATTACTATTGGCAATTATCCGAGAAAAATTGATGAATATCTGGCAATGGGAAAAGCCGTTGTTGCTACCAGAACTGAAGCTATGGATTATTTCCGTGAGGTAGTTTATCTGGCTGATAACAAGGAAGATTTTGTAAGATTGATTGAAAAAGCCCTTGAAGAAGATAACGATCAGTTGAGAAAAAAAAGAAAAGCAACTGGTTTCAGTCATAGCTGGGAAAACAATGTGAACGAAATATACAAGTATATCAATCTGATTTCCAAAGAAAAAGGCATAAATTTACAGCATGAAGAATAAAATTCAGAATTATCTTGAAAGCAGG from Sphingobacteriales bacterium harbors:
- a CDS encoding glycosyltransferase family 1 protein gives rise to the protein MIQGKDIIVTGIIHWELPIRSNCQDLAWEFSKQNRVIYVFYPLNTATKNNENARKRLEISKSPEKGLVKVNDNFYLLYTPTVLFSINWLPKGLIFSIFNFINAWLFCRDIKKVLKKLHFRNDILFNDTSMFLGLHLKELLRPVFYVYYMRDNMMKVPFWAKHGLKTEPKVIAKADLVACNSEYYAAYGRKYNPHSYMVGQGCDVSAFDETKNLIQIPDEAKKIKRPVIGYIGTLWTLRLEIELIGYIARSHPEWSIVLIGPEDEKFQQSILHQLDNVYFIGKIDLKDVPAWVKAFDVAINPQIVNDITIGNYPRKIDEYLAMGKAVVATRTEAMDYFREVVYLADNKEDFVRLIEKALEEDNDQLRKKRKATGFSHSWENNVNEIYKYINLISKEKGINLQHEE